The following proteins are encoded in a genomic region of Mycobacteriales bacterium:
- a CDS encoding zinc ribbon domain-containing protein encodes MPRYDYRCRTCDASFEVTRSMTDTAPASCPDGHTDCSRVFTAVAVGGSAAAPAPAGGCCGGGCCG; translated from the coding sequence GTGCCCCGCTACGACTATCGCTGCCGGACCTGCGACGCCTCCTTCGAGGTGACCCGGTCGATGACCGACACGGCTCCCGCCAGCTGCCCTGACGGTCACACCGACTGCTCGCGGGTCTTCACCGCGGTGGCCGTTGGCGGTTCGGCAGCGGCGCCTGCTCCCGCGGGCGGCTGCTGCGGCGGCGGCTGCTGCGGCTGA